The following is a genomic window from Micromonospora cathayae.
CGGTGAGCCTGGCCGTCGACGGCGGCGGAACCAACGCCGGCACCCGGGCCGACACCGGCACCCGGGCCGACGTCGCCGCCGCGTCCCGGGACGCGGTCCGCCGCCTGGTGCTGGTACGGGAGCTGACCAGCCACGGCATCGCGGTGGACTGGCGGCTGCTGCTGCCGGCCGGCGGCGGGGCGGACTGGCGGGTCTTCTGCCACCTCTACCCGCCCACCGGGTTGTCGGCCGTCGCCGAGGGCGACGAGGACCCGCTCGACACGTGGCGACGCTCCTACTACATCGACAAGTGCACCTTCCGGCGCGGCCCGGGTTTCGTGCAGGTCCGCGACCGGCGGTCCAGCCGCCTCAACCTGCTGACCGTGGACGACCCGGCGTACCTGGCGGTGCTGGCGCAGGTCATGGACGGCGCGCCGGTGTCCGACGTGGATCTGGACGTAGCCCGGGACTTCGCCGCCGAAGGGCTGGTCGTGCAGGTGGGCACCATGCTGGTCTGGCTGCCGTACCGGCTGCGCCGCTGGCCGCTGCCCTCCATGATCATCTAGGCGCCGTGAAGAAGCGGACGATGTCCTCGGCCGCGGTCGGGGACAACATCATCGCGTGCACCCGGGCGGACATCTCGGCGATCGGACCGATCCTGGCGAACATCCCCCGTTCATACGCCCGGATCGCGGCGTGCGGGTCGGCCGGATCGGCGGCCAGTTCGCGGGCGAGCTCCGCGGCGTCGAGCATGGCCTGGTTGGCGCCCTCGCCGACCGGCGGCATCAGGTGCGCGGCGTCCCCGATCAGCGTGACACCCGGCCGGCCGGCCCAACGGGTGCCGGTCGGCAGGGCCTCGATCCGGCGCGGCCACACCCTCCCGTCGCCGGCTTCGATGAGCGCGGTCAGCCTCGGCTCCCAGCCGTGGAACATGTCCAGCAGGGCGCGCTTGTTGCCGATGTGGTGGTCGTCCGCCGGGAGGGACGCCGCGATCCGCAGGCTGCCGTCGCCGCTGCGTTGCGCCGCCAGGAGCCGGCTCACCCCGAGGCACCACAGGTTCCCGGGACCGACCAGCTCGGCGAGGTCCGGGTAGCGCCGGTCGACGTCGCTGATGTTCAGCTCCGCCAGGGTGGCCACGTAGTCCGGTTCCGCGTCGGTCAGCAGCGACCGGACCGTCGACCGCGCGCCGTCCGCGCCGACGAGGAGGTCGCAGTCCGCCCGGTGGCCGTCCGCGAACTCCAGCCGGAAGCCCCCGTCCGGTCCCGGTGCCACCGCGACGAGGCGGTGCCCCCACACGACCGTGCCGTGGGGGAGTGCATCGAGCAGAAGATCACGTAGTGCGCTCCGGTCGATCTCGGGTCGCCCGGAGAACGAGCCGGGTTGCGGCCGGTGGTGCAGCAGGGTCCGGCCGGCCGGGTCGAGGATGCGTAGCTCCTCGCCCTCGGGTCGCGCTGCGGAGCGGAACCGGCCGGTGAGGCCCGCCTCCGCCAGGGCGAGTTGCCCGGACTCGGGGTGCAGGTCGAGCGAGCCGCCCTGCGACCGGGCGGCTCGGCTCGCCTCACGCTCGTACACCACCGCGTCGATGCCGTTCCGGTGCAGGATCCGGGCCAGGGTCAACCCGCCGAGACCCGCACCGGCGATCGCCATCCGCATCATCAAGGTCCTTAACGTACGCTGTATCTTATGAGTACACCGTACCCTAACGCGGTGGAGCCCGTCTGGGAGCGACCCGAACCCCGGGCGCGGGCCGCGCCGGTGCCGTTGAGCCGCAGCAAGATCGCCGCCACCGCCATCCGGGTGGCCGACGAGCACGGCCTCGACGGGCTGTCGATCCGTAAGGTCGCCAAGGAACTGGGCGTCGGCCCGATGCGCCTCTACCACTACGTGGTCAACCGGTCCGAACTGCTCGATCTGATGGTCGACGCCGTCTACGCCCGGATCGCCGAAGCCGACCGGCAGCCCGACCGGCAGCCCGACTGGCGGGCCACCGTGCTGGCCATCGCCCACCTGACCCGGGTCGCCGCCCTCGACCACGAGTGGTTCGCCGACCTGCTCGGCGGAAGGCCGCACCTGGGTCCGAACGCGCTCGCCGTCGGCGAAGCCACCGCGGCGGCACTCAGCCACGCCCCGGGCGTGCGTGACCTCGCCGACCTGCAACGGGCCGTGGGCACCCTCAGCACCTTCATCGTCGGCGCGCTGCGCCGGGAGGTCACCGAGCGGCGTACCGCCCGATCCACCGGCACCGACGAGTCCGCCTGGCAGGTCAGCCTCGGCCCCTACCTGACCCGTCAACTGGCGACCGGCAGGTACCCCACCATCGCCCGGCTCGTCATCGACGGCGCCCACCTCGACCCTGAGGAGAACTTCCACCGCAACCTGACCACCATCCTGGACGGCCTCGCCAGCCGTCCCGCCAGGTGACCTCTGCTCGCGGTCCGCTCCGGTTCGAGGGCCGGCCGGTCGGGGTCAGGTTGGCCGGTGCCGCGCCGCGTGCCGGCCGTCCGGCACCCCGCCGGACCGGTAGCGGAGCACACCGTCCGGTGTCGTAGTCTGCGCTGGTGACGTGGGACCGGCCGGCTGGCACGATGCGCGGCTCCCGTGGTGTCGCGGTGGCCGTCGTCGTCGCGGCCCTCCTGTTCCTGCACGCGTTGCAGTGCGCCACGGGCAGGGACACGGTGGTGGCTCCGCTGGCCGCGACCGCCCCGGCTGCCGTCGTCGCCAGCTACGACGACCTGACGTCGGTGGCCCTCACCCAGCTCACCGCCATCGTCGCCCCGGCCGACGGCACGACCGCCGACGGGCACCACCCGCCGGCCGACGGTGGGATGGTGGCGACGGCCTGCGTGCTGTTGCTGGTGATCGGTGCCACCGTCGTGCTGTGGCTGCTCCGGCGTTGGCCGGGCCAGGTGACCGTCGGTGGCGGGGTGCCGGGCCGACCGGTCGGCCCGGTGGTCACCGTCCGGCTGTTGTCCCTGCTGTGCGTGTCCCGGCGATAGGACCGGACGCCGTGGTGCGTCCCCAGCGGTGGCACGTGTCCCGGTCGGGTCGCCAGCCCGTCTGACACCGCTCTGTCCGGTCCGGTGGCGGGCTCGATCGTGCCCTCGCCGGCTTCGCCGATGCGGCTCGCGCACCGGAGCAGATCAGCGTCCGACCGCCCACCCCTCCCCGGGCCGGATCACCGCGCCCCGCCCGCCCACCCTGCTCCGGGCGGATCACCGCGACCCGACCGCCCATCCCGTCCTGGGCCGGACCACCGCGACCCGACCGACAGCCCGGAACCGACCCCTCCCGCCCGGCGGCTGACCGCCGGCCCTCCGACCGACGAGGACCATCGATGACGAAGAACACCCGACTGACCCTGGCGGCCGTGGTCGCGCTCATGCTCCTGCTCGGCATACCACTGCTGGTCAAGCGTTCCGACGAACCGCGACCCGCGCAACAGACCGGCGGCATCGTCGACGCGGCGGTACTGGTGCGCGAGGACAGCCACCGACTGTCCACCGCCGCCGCCGGCAGGGTCACCCTGGTCGAGTTCCTCGACTTCGAATGCGAGTCCTGCGCCGCCGCCTACCCGGCGGTCAGCGAACTCCTGACCACCTACGGCGACCGGATCACGTTCGTCGTCCGGTACTTCCCCATCCCCAGCCACCCGAACGCCGAACTGGCCGCCCGGGTCGCGCAGGCCGCCGCCAACCAGGGCCGCTTCGCCGACATGTACGCGAAGCTGTTCGAGAACCAGACAGACTGGAGCCACCGCGACGATCCCCAGACCGCGACGTTCCTCGGCTACGCCCGCGCGCTCGGGCTGGACATGACGCGGTTCCAGCGGGACCTCGACGACCCGGCGACCGCCGCCCGGGTGGCGAAGGACAGGACCGACGGGCTGGCCGCCGGGGTGACCGGCACCCCCACGTTCTTCCTCAACGGCCGGCACCTGAGCGAGGTACGCACCCAGCAGGACCTTACCGACGCCATCGACGCGGCCCTGGGATGAGCGCCGTCGCCACCGACCGCCGTACCACGGCCGCCGAGCGGAACGGGGAGTTCCTCAGCCGGGTCACCGCCTGGATCTGCACGCTCGGCGGCCTGACCGGTCTGCTCGCCGCAGCCGTGCTCACCGTCGAGCGGCTCCACCTCGCCGTCGACCCCGGCTACGTGCCGACCTGCAGCATCAACCCGGTCCTGGCCTGCGGATCGGTGATGACCAGCGAGCAGGCACAGGCGTTCGGCATCCCGAACACCCTGATCGGGGTGGCCGGGTTCGCCGTGGTGTCCACCATCGGTGTCGCCCTGCTAGCCCGGGTGCCGTTGCCGCGATGGTTCTGGTTCGGTCTGCAGGCCGGTGCCACGTTCGGGGTGATCTTCGTGCACTGGCTCGTCTACCAGAGCCTGTACGTCATCGGTGCCCTCTGCCCCTACTGCATGCTGGTCTGGGCCGCCACCATCCCGATCTTCCTGTACGTGACGGCGCACAACCTGCACACCAACGCCGGCGTCCTCCCCGGGCCACTGCGCCCGCCCCTCGCCGCCGTGGTCCGCTACCACAGTCTGCTTCTCGTGCTGTGGTACGCCGCCATCGTCGCCGCGATCCTGCACCGCTTCCGGGCGTACTGGACCACCTTCGGCTGAGCCCGCCACCTGCCCGGCATCCCGGGTCACGGACACCGGTCCTAGCTGTCCGGAGTCAGGCCGTGGCGGGTGGCGTAGCTCGCGGCCTCGGTACGGTTCCGGGCACCGATCTTGGCGAACGCGTTGTTGACGTGGGTCTTCACCGTCGTCTCGGCGACGTAGAGCACCGCCGCGATCTCCGCGTTGGTCCGTCCCCCGGCGAGCTGGCCGAGCACCTCCGCCTCCCGTGGGGTGAGCCCGTCCGGCAGCCGCCCGGGTCGCCGCCCGACGGTGGCCCGGCGGCTCATCGCCTCGGCGAGCCGGGCCGCCACCAGCGGGTCGAACAACGCGTGACCGCCGGCCGCCGCCCGCAGCGCCATGGCGATCTCGGCACGTCCCGCGTCCTTGGTCAGGTAGCCCCGGGCGCCGGCCGCGAGCGCGCCCGCGATCGACTCGTCGTCGGCGTAGGTGGTCAGCACCACCACCGCCACCTCCGGGAAGTGTTCCCGGACCCGGGCGGTGGCGGTGACCCCGTCGAGCACCGGCATCCGGAGATCCATCAACACGACGTCCGGCCGGTGGTCGGCGACCAGCTCCAGCGCCCGCGCACCGTCACCGGCGGAACCGACGACGGTCACGCCGTCGGTCAGTTCCAGCAGCGCGGTCAACCCCTCCCGGACCAGTTGCTGGTCGTCGACGACGAGCACCCGCAGCGGCCGCTCGCTCATCCTGGCACCTCCGCGGTGACTCGCCACCCGCCGTCCACGACACCCGCCTCCAATGTTCCACCCACCAGCGCGATCCGTTCCCGTACCCCGGTCAGGCCGAAACCGCCGCCCGCCGCCGTGGCCGCCGGTACCCGGTTCTCCACGGTCAGGCGGACCGACGACCCCGCGTACTCCAGGGTGAGCGTGACCGGAGTGCCGGGCGCGTGCCGGGCCGCGTTGGTCAGCGCCTCCCGGGCCGTTCCCAGCAGCGACACCTCGGCACCGGACGGCAGGCCACGCGGTCCGCCCACGGTGCGCAGCGTGACCGGCGTCGCGTGGTCGACCCGGTGCCCGGCCGCCAGGTCGTCCAACGCCCTGGGCAGGGGCGGCACGTCGGCCCGTAGCGCCTCTACCGCCGACCGGGCCTCGACCAGACCGTCGGCGGCCAATCGGCGGGCCCGCCGGACGCGTTCGGCGGCACCCGCCACGTCACCCCGCTCGGTGAGCTGCGCCTCGGCGACCTCGAGCTGGACCCCGAGCGCACCCAACGAGTGGGCCAGCACGTCGTGCAGCTCACGCGCGATCCGGGTCCGCTCGTCCAGTGCCGCCGCCTGGGCGAGCGCCTCCTGGGTCCGCAGCGTCTCCTCCGTCCGGAGCCGGTGCTCCCGTCGGTGCAGGCTGAACAGCACCAGGATGACGATCATCGCGGGTTGGGTGAGCATCGCGGTCGCGCCGTGACCGGCGAGCCACAGCCCGGTCAGCAGCACCGCGATGACCGCGCCGGTCAATGACAGGATCGCCCACAGCGGCATCCGGGGCAGCAGCACGAACGTGAACAGGCTGCTGTAGAGGAACAACAGCACCGACCCGTTGTGCGGCAGCGGTGTGACGGCCGCCGGCAGCAGGGCGGCCACCGCGAGCGCGATCCGGGCGGCCCGAGGGAACCGGGTGTCCGCACCCACGAAGAACAGCCATCCGGTGAAACTCGCGACGAGCGCCGGCCGCACGAACCCGCTCATGCCGGGATAGAACAGCAGCGAACACACCAGCAGTACGGTCAGCACGATCCGCACCAGCCAACCCGTCTCGGGATCGTCGGCCCGGATCAGCCGCAGCCCCTGGGTGGCCAGGCGGCGCATCGTCGCGAGCAGGGGTCAGTCCCGTTCCCGGAGCACGGTGAGGATCAGGTCCAGCACGAGCAGACGGTAGGCGACGAACGCGAGGCCCACCACCCCGAGGACCACCAGCACCGCCACCACCATCCGACCGGTCACCCTGCCACCCTCCTGCTCCAGGACCCTACCGAGCACCGCGCCCACGACCCGGGTGGTACGACTGCCACGCCGGTCACCGCCGATCAGCTGGCTCGCGACCCGTACGACGCTCCTACCTCGGGAGTTCCGTTCGTCCATGCCCCGAACGCTACGAACCAGTCCCGCTCAACCGGCACCCCCACACGATGGAGACCAGGGTGGAGAAACCTCCCCCTTTCACCTCCCCCTCCCACCCTTCCCCGCCCCGTCATCGGGGCGGGGGAAGCGGTGGGGGAGGTGGGGGGAGAGGGTGCGGGTTGGGGGTGGGTGAACGTTGTGGGGGCGTGGAATGCGGCTCGTCGGGCTGCCCTGCGTAGCGCGGCGAGCACCGCCGGGCCGGCGAGGAGCACCGCCACGGCGGTGGTGACCGCCCGGCCGGTGTCCCAGCCGAAGGTGGAGGTCACGGCGGTGAACACCGCGAAGCGGTGCAGGTTCTCCAGGACCGGCGCACCGGCCACGTAGGACAGCTGGGTGTCCGCGCCGGCGCTGAACGGCCAGAACCACAGGTTCATCAGCAGCCCGTAGCCGTAGGCGGCGAGCGCGCCGTAGCCGGCCAGTACGACGATCTCGACGCGACCCCGTAGCCGCCCCGGCAGCAGGCCGGCACCGAGACCGATCCAGGACGCGGCCAGCATCTGGAACGGCAGCCACGGCCCGACCCCGGCAGTGAGCAGCGCGGAGGCGAACAACGACGTCGAGCCGAGCAGGAACCCGAACCCCGGTCCGAAGACCCGGCCGGCGAGCACCAGGAGGAAGAACACGGTCTCGATGCCGGCGGTGCCGGCCCCGAGCGGACGCAGCGCGGCGTTGACGGCGGCGAGCACCCCGAGCATCGCCAGGGCCTTGCTGTCGATGCCGCCCGAGGTGAGTTCGGCCAGTACGAGCGCCACCAGCACCGGCAGCATCACGACGAAGACCAGTGGGGCCTCGCCGGCCCGGGCGGTGCTCTCCGGAGACGCCGGCACGAACAACGGCCAGGTGAAGGTGGCCAGCGCGGCGGCCGACGCGAGCGCCAGCACCACGGCGGTACGCGGCGCTACCCGCAGCACGCTCGTGTCGGCTCGCCGGCGGGTCCGTGGCGTGCTCGTGTCGGCTCGCCGGCGGGTCCGTGGCGTGCTCATGTCGGCTCTCCGGCCGGCCCGAGCGCGGCGGCGACCTGCTCGACCGTCAACCACGGGGCCGGGGCGAGCACCTTGGCCACCTGCGGGGCGAACGCCGGTGAGGCGAGCATGACCTCGGCCGTGGTGCCGTCGGCCACGATCTCTCCCTCGGCCATCACGATCACCCGGTCGGCCAGCGCCGCGACGAGTTCGACGTCGTGCGTCGCCACCACGATGCTGCGGCCACCGGCGGCCAGCCCCCGTACCAGGGCCACGAACCGGCGCTTGGCGAGATAGTCCAGTCCACGGGTCGGCTCGTCGAGCAGCACCACCGGTGGGGCGGCGGTGAGCTGGACGGCGAGCGCGAGCGCCAACCGCTGTCCCTCGGACAGGTCCCGGGGGTGCCGGTCGCCGGGCAGGTCGGGGGCGAGCCGGTCCAGCAGGGCCCGGCAGGTGCCGCCCGGGACCCCGGACTCCCGGTCGGCC
Proteins encoded in this region:
- a CDS encoding DUF5825 family protein, with the protein product MAVAGPALEPVLVRLAHDHDPVVTAVPGIDLGTVELREPPAEAAARWFDEGIRHVTLTEPVSLAVDGGGTNAGTRADTGTRADVAAASRDAVRRLVLVRELTSHGIAVDWRLLLPAGGGADWRVFCHLYPPTGLSAVAEGDEDPLDTWRRSYYIDKCTFRRGPGFVQVRDRRSSRLNLLTVDDPAYLAVLAQVMDGAPVSDVDLDVARDFAAEGLVVQVGTMLVWLPYRLRRWPLPSMII
- a CDS encoding FAD-dependent oxidoreductase produces the protein MRMAIAGAGLGGLTLARILHRNGIDAVVYEREASRAARSQGGSLDLHPESGQLALAEAGLTGRFRSAARPEGEELRILDPAGRTLLHHRPQPGSFSGRPEIDRSALRDLLLDALPHGTVVWGHRLVAVAPGPDGGFRLEFADGHRADCDLLVGADGARSTVRSLLTDAEPDYVATLAELNISDVDRRYPDLAELVGPGNLWCLGVSRLLAAQRSGDGSLRIAASLPADDHHIGNKRALLDMFHGWEPRLTALIEAGDGRVWPRRIEALPTGTRWAGRPGVTLIGDAAHLMPPVGEGANQAMLDAAELARELAADPADPHAAIRAYERGMFARIGPIAEMSARVHAMMLSPTAAEDIVRFFTAPR
- a CDS encoding TetR/AcrR family transcriptional regulator, which encodes MEPVWERPEPRARAAPVPLSRSKIAATAIRVADEHGLDGLSIRKVAKELGVGPMRLYHYVVNRSELLDLMVDAVYARIAEADRQPDRQPDWRATVLAIAHLTRVAALDHEWFADLLGGRPHLGPNALAVGEATAAALSHAPGVRDLADLQRAVGTLSTFIVGALRREVTERRTARSTGTDESAWQVSLGPYLTRQLATGRYPTIARLVIDGAHLDPEENFHRNLTTILDGLASRPAR
- a CDS encoding DsbA family protein — protein: MTKNTRLTLAAVVALMLLLGIPLLVKRSDEPRPAQQTGGIVDAAVLVREDSHRLSTAAAGRVTLVEFLDFECESCAAAYPAVSELLTTYGDRITFVVRYFPIPSHPNAELAARVAQAAANQGRFADMYAKLFENQTDWSHRDDPQTATFLGYARALGLDMTRFQRDLDDPATAARVAKDRTDGLAAGVTGTPTFFLNGRHLSEVRTQQDLTDAIDAALG
- a CDS encoding vitamin K epoxide reductase family protein, which translates into the protein MSAVATDRRTTAAERNGEFLSRVTAWICTLGGLTGLLAAAVLTVERLHLAVDPGYVPTCSINPVLACGSVMTSEQAQAFGIPNTLIGVAGFAVVSTIGVALLARVPLPRWFWFGLQAGATFGVIFVHWLVYQSLYVIGALCPYCMLVWAATIPIFLYVTAHNLHTNAGVLPGPLRPPLAAVVRYHSLLLVLWYAAIVAAILHRFRAYWTTFG
- a CDS encoding response regulator transcription factor, yielding MSERPLRVLVVDDQQLVREGLTALLELTDGVTVVGSAGDGARALELVADHRPDVVLMDLRMPVLDGVTATARVREHFPEVAVVVLTTYADDESIAGALAAGARGYLTKDAGRAEIAMALRAAAGGHALFDPLVAARLAEAMSRRATVGRRPGRLPDGLTPREAEVLGQLAGGRTNAEIAAVLYVAETTVKTHVNNAFAKIGARNRTEAASYATRHGLTPDS
- a CDS encoding sensor histidine kinase, with the translated sequence MRRLATQGLRLIRADDPETGWLVRIVLTVLLVCSLLFYPGMSGFVRPALVASFTGWLFFVGADTRFPRAARIALAVAALLPAAVTPLPHNGSVLLFLYSSLFTFVLLPRMPLWAILSLTGAVIAVLLTGLWLAGHGATAMLTQPAMIVILVLFSLHRREHRLRTEETLRTQEALAQAAALDERTRIARELHDVLAHSLGALGVQLEVAEAQLTERGDVAGAAERVRRARRLAADGLVEARSAVEALRADVPPLPRALDDLAAGHRVDHATPVTLRTVGGPRGLPSGAEVSLLGTAREALTNAARHAPGTPVTLTLEYAGSSVRLTVENRVPAATAAGGGFGLTGVRERIALVGGTLEAGVVDGGWRVTAEVPG
- a CDS encoding ECF transporter S component, translating into MLRVAPRTAVVLALASAAALATFTWPLFVPASPESTARAGEAPLVFVVMLPVLVALVLAELTSGGIDSKALAMLGVLAAVNAALRPLGAGTAGIETVFFLLVLAGRVFGPGFGFLLGSTSLFASALLTAGVGPWLPFQMLAASWIGLGAGLLPGRLRGRVEIVVLAGYGALAAYGYGLLMNLWFWPFSAGADTQLSYVAGAPVLENLHRFAVFTAVTSTFGWDTGRAVTTAVAVLLAGPAVLAALRRAARRAAFHAPTTFTHPQPAPSPPTSPTASPAPMTGRGRVGGGGERGRFLHPGLHRVGVPVERDWFVAFGAWTNGTPEVGASYGSRAS